The genome window CGGACCGATGCGCGCGGGCCCCATCGGGGTCTTCGGCTTCTCACCCGTGCGCACCCGATGCGCATCGGCGCTGTGGATGAAGACGGGCACGCCCGCCTCACTGCGCAATCGCTCGGCGAAGCCGATGTGGTCTCCGTCGCCGTGGGTGAGCACCAGACCGCGGATGTCGGAGAGCGGGCGACCGAGCTCGGTCAGCTTTCGCCGCAGGTCGTTCCAGTGACCGGGCAGCCCCGCGTCGACGAGTGTGATCCCCTCGGGCAGGTCGACCAGATAGGAGGCGACGACGTCGTTTCCGAGTCGATGCAGGTGCGGTGCGAGCTTCATGGTCGTCCCTTTCGAGCTGGTCTATGATGGCTACATTACGTAGCTATCATAGCTATTGTCAATAGCCATGAAGGAGCCCCGATGCCGACCCCCGAACGAACCTCGCTGGCGGCGATCGTCGACGCCGGCCGCGACATCCTCGAGACCGCCGGCCCCACCGGACTCACCATGCAGGCCGTCGCCGAGCGCGTCGGAGTGCGGGCACCTTCTCTCTACAAACGGATCCGCGATCGCGACGCCCTGCTGACGGCGGTCGCCGAGGCCTCAGCTGATGCGCTGACGAGCCGACTCGAGACCGCGGGCGACGAGCTCCCCCTCCTCGCCGCCGCCTACCGCTCCTTCGCGCACGAGCACCCCGAGGCGTTCCGTCTGCTGTTCACGGCGTCCGCCCCCGATGACGCCCTCCACCGGACCTCCGCTCCGGTGCTGCGCTCCTGCGCCGACCTCGTGGGGCCGGAGCGTGCGCTCGACGCCGCTCGCCTGTTCACCGCCTGGGCGACAGGGTTCCTGCAGATGGAGCTCGCCGGCATGTTCCGTCTCGGCGGCGACGTCGACGAGGCGTTCGACTATGCGATGGATCGCATCATCGCCGGGCTCACGGCCGCCTGACCGCGCGCGCCCGAGCGGATGCCTGCCTACCGGAATACTGCCAAGATGATGCGCGGAGAGGGGTTTCCATGACCACGAGCGCACACGAAGACGAGTCCGACCGCCCGCAGAGGGCGCGACGCCCGTGGCACCGCGCAAAGGTAGCGGTGGGGCTGGTCCTCCTCGTCACCGCGGTGGTCGCGATCATCGGGTCGCTCACCCCGTGGCCCTCCGCGATGCTCATCCGCTCGGTGTTCACGAAGGGCGGCGACGAGACCGCCGCCGAGATGGAGAAGCACGTCCCCGACACGGCGCTCACCGAGCAGCTCGACGTCGCCTATGCCGACGGCGGCGTCGACACCACGATGGACGTCTTCACACCGGCATCCGCCACCGGGCCGCTGCCGACGGTCGTCTGGATCCACGGCGGCGCGTGGATCTCGGGGTCGAAGGAGAACGTCGATCCGTACATGCGCATCCTCGCGTCCGAGGGATACACGACCATCGCGGTCAACTACACGATCGGCCCGGAGGGCAAGTATCCGCTCGCGGTGCACCAGCTCAACGACGCGCTCGCCTACATCGACGAGCATGCCGAGGAGTTGAACGTCGACCCGAGCCAGATCGTTCTCGCCGGAGACTCGGCCGGTGGCCAGCTCGCCAGCCAGATGGCGACGCTCATGACGAGCCCCGACTACGCCGAGATCCTCGGCATCACCCCCGCGCTGACGAAGGACCAGGTGGTGGCGACCGTGCTCAACTGCGGCGTCTACGACCTCGCCGCCCTCGCAGCTCTCGACGGCGTGGTCGGCTGGGGACTCAAGACGTCGATGTGGGCGTATGCGGGAACCAAGACCTGGGCGGAGGACTCGACGGGCTCCACGATGTCGACGATCGACTGGGTCACGGAGGACTTCCCGACGACCTACATCTCGGGCGGTAACGGCGACGGACTCACCTGGCTGCAGTCGATTCCCCTGGCTAAGCGCCTCGACGACCTCGGGGTGGACGTCACGACGCTGTTCTGGCCCGCCCCGCACACGCCCGCGCTGCCGCACGAGTATCAGTTCCACCTCGACATGCCCGACGCGCAGACAGCCCTGCAGAAGACGATCGACTTCCTGAACGCGCACACCACGCGCTGATCTGCCCGGCCTTTCCTGACCAGGGCCGGCTGCTACTTCATGGTGTCGAGGATGCCGACGAGGTCGTCGAAGGTCGTCAGCGGGTTGAGGATCGCGAACCGCGTGTTGGGGCGACCGCGATGCGAGCTCGGCACGACGAACGCCCGCTGCGAGTCGAGCAGCTCGTCGGACCACCGGTCGTAGTCCTCGCGCTCCCACCCCTCACGCTCGAAGACCACCACCGAGAGCTGCGGGTCGCGCACGAGTCGCAGCTCGGGGCGGTCGGCGATCTCGGCGGCGATCTTCTTCGTGAGAGTGAGCGTCGCGCTCACGGCCTCGCGATAGGCGGTCACGCCGTAGGTCGCGAGGGAGAACCAGAGCGGCAGCCCGCGGGGGCGACGCGTCAGCTGGATCGAGTAGTCCGACGGGCTGAAGTCGCCCGCGTCGGTGAGGGTGTCGAGGTACTCGGCATGTTGTGTGTGCGCACGACGGCCCGCATCGGGGTCGCGGTAGATCAGCGCGCAGCAGTCGAACGGCGCGAAGAGCCACTTGTGCGGATCGACGATGACCGAGTCGGCGCGCTCCACTCCCGCGAAGATGCCGCGAGCCTCGGGAGCGAGCATCGCGGTGAGACCGTATGCGCCGTCGATGTGCAGCCAGAAGTCGAACTCGTCTTTGAGTGCGGCGATGCCGGCGATGTCATCGACGATTCCGAAGTTCGTGGAGCCGCCCGTCGCCACGACAGCGCAGATCTCATCGCCGTGCTCGCTCAGCGCCTCGCGTACGGCATCGGCCCTCAGCACGCCGTCGTCGCCCGCGGGCACGAGCAGCACATCGGCGTCCATGACCTTCGCCGCCGACTTGTTCGAGGAGTGCGCCTCGACGCTGCACAGGATCTTCCACCGGCGAGGCAGTTCTCTGCCCGCCTCGACGAGTTTCGCCTTCGCCGCCTCGCGAGCGGCGACCAGCGCCGACAGGTTGCCGATCGTGCCGCCCTGCACGAACACTCCCCCTGCCGTGTCGGGGAGGCCGAACTCGGAGGCGAGGAACGAGAGCACCTCGTTCTCGGCGTGGACGGCGCCGGCGCCTTCGAGCCAGCTTCCGCCGTAGAGCCCGGACGCCGAGACCACGAGGTCGAACGCGATCGATGCGATCGTCGGCGCGGTGGGGATGAACGAGAGATACGACGGGTGACTCGTCGTCAGACACGCAGGGGCGAGGATGTGCTCGAACACGCTCAGGGCGCGCTGCGAGCCGAGCCCTGCATCCGTGATCGTCGTTCCCACCAGCCTGTTGAGCTCGGCCGGAGTCTGCGGCTTGTCGAGCGGCACGTCGGCCGCGAGCATCCGTCGTCGCGAGTAGTCGAGCACGGCGTCGACGATCGCCGTCGATTCGGCCGAGGCCGCGTGCATGCGTTCTGCTCCCATGAGCTGTCCTTAATCGTGGTTCTCTGCGAGTGGTGTCGCTGCGAGCGGTGTCGTCTCGAGCGAATGGGGGATCGCCGGCGCCTCGACCGGCACGTCGAGCACCGCCGAGAGGGTGCGGCGGGCGAGGTCGGCCCGGTCGCGTGGCGCCCAGTGCACCAGCGAGTGCGCGCTCATGCCGTCGACCATGGCCAGCAGCATCCATGCCGACGAGCCGGCGTCCACGCTCAGCACCGGGTCCTCGGCGATGGCGCGGGCGATGAGGTCTTCGAGAGCGCTGTGCCAGAGGTCCATCTCGGCCCGCACCCGCGCGCCGAGAGCCTCGTTGCGCGCTCCGAGCGCCCAGGACTGCACCCAGACCATGGCGACGTCGTCGCGTGAGTCGTCGAGCAGCGTCTCGATGAGTCGCAGCAGGTTCGTGCGCAGGTCGACGGCGTGGTCGTATGCGGCGATGACCTCGTCACGCTCGGCCGACACGATCGCGGTGAACACCTCGGCGACGAACGACTCCATCACGGGCCGGTAGTGCGCGACGAGGGCGGGCGTCACACCTACTCGCGCGGCGACGGCACGCACCGTCAAGGCCTCGAGTCCGCTCTCGGAGGCCAGCGCGACGGCACCGTCGAGGATCGAGCGCTCACGCTCCTCGGGCGGCAGCCGGCGAGGTGCGGCAGCTCTTGACGTCGTCTTCATCACGGGCTACCGTATCACCCGTTGGACACCTGTTCAATAGCGATCACGACTCCTCATCCGCGAGGGCGAGATCAGCAGCGAGGGAGACAATCATGGCCTGGCACATGCCCGCCGAGACCGCACCGCACGACCGCACCTGGATGGCGTTCCCCGCCGAGGGGCCGACCCTGGGTGAGACCGCCTCCGAGCGCGAAGAGGGCTATGCCACCTGGACGGCCGTCGCCCACGCGGTGGCGGAGTTCGAGCCGGTCACGATGATCGTCGACCCCGCCGAGCTCTCCCGCGCGCGGCGGATGCTGGGCGGTGGCATCGACATCGTCGAGGCGCCCGTCGATGAATTCTGGATGCGCGACTCCGGCCCCACTTTCGTGGTCGACGACCACCGCCCCGGCGTTCTCGGCGCCGTCGACTGGATCTTCAACGGCTGGGGCGCCCCCGCATGGGCACAGTGGCAGAAGGCGGCGCAGCATGCGCGCATCATCGCCGGTGCGGTCGGCGCAGAGCTCGTGAGCTCGACGCTCGTCAACGAGGGCGGCGGCATCCATGTCGACGGCGAGGGCACCGTGCTGCTCACCGACACCGTGCAGCTCGATCCACGGCGCAATCCGTTCGCCGACAGGCAGCGCGTCGAGGCCGAGATGGCCCGCACGATCGGCGCGACGAAGGCCGTCTGGCTGCCCCGAGGACTCACGCGCGACTACGACGACTTCGGCACGAACGGGCACGTCGACATCGTGGCCACCCTCGTCTCGCCCGGCCGACTTCTGCTGCACGATCAGCAGAACTCCGACCATCCCGACCACGCCGTGACGCGCGAGCTGCGCGCGCACCTCGGGCAGCAGACGGATGCCGCCGGCCGCCGTTTCGAGATCATCGACCTGCCGGCCCCGGCCACCCTGCGTGACGACGAGGGCTTCGTCGACTGGAGCTACGTCAACCACCTGGTCACGAACGACGGCGTCGTCGCCTGCGGCTTCGGCGATGAGCAGGCCGACGCCACGGCGAGAGAGATCCTCTCCGATGCGTATCCGGGTCGCCGTGTCGTCACGGTCGACGCCCGCCCGCTGTTCGACCGCGGCGGCGGCATCCACTGCATCACCCAGCAGCAGCCGAGCGTGGCGGTGCACTCATGATCGACGTCGTCGAAGCCTCCATCGCCGACCTGCGGCGAGCGCTCGAGACGGGGGCGGCCACCGCCGTCGAACTCGTCGACGCATACCTCGCCCGCATCGCGGCCTACGACGGCCCCGACACCGAGACGGCGTTGAACGCGGTCGTCGTCGCAAACCCCGATGCGCGCGCCGAGGCCGAGGCCTCGGATGACCGCCGTGCACGCGGCGAGGCACTCGGCCCGCTCGACGGCGTCCCGTACACGGCGAAGGACAGCTACCTGGTGCGCGGGCTCACGGCCGCCGCCGGCAGCCCCGCATTCGCCGACCTCATCGCGCAGCGCGACGCGTTCACGATCGAGCGCCTGCGTGCGGGCGGCGCGATCTGCCTCGGGCTGACGAACATGCCCCCGATGGCCAACGGCGGCATGCAGCGCGGTGTCTACGGCCGCGCCGAGAGTCCGTACAGCGCCCAGTTCCTCACCGCGCCCTTCGCGTCCGGATCGTCGAACGGCTCGGGCACTGCCACCGCGGCGAGCTTCGCGGCATTCGGCCTGGGCGAAGAGACGTGGTCGAGCGGTCGTGGTCCTGCGACCAATAACGCCCTCTGCGCCTACACACCCTCGCGCGGCGTGATCTCGACCCGCGGCAACTGGCCGCTCGTGCCGACCATGGACGTCGTCGTGCCGCACGCCCGCACGATGGCCGACCTGCTCGAGGTGCTCGACGTGATCGTCGCCGACGACGCCGAGGTGCGCGGCGACTTCTGGCGCGCGCAGCCGTGGGTGACGCTGCCGGTGTCGTCCGAGGTGCGCCCCGCGTCCTACGCCGCCCTGGCCGACGACGCGGGAACAGCTCTCCGAGGAGCGCGCATCGGCATCCCCCGCATGTACATCAACGCCGATCCGGATGCCGGCACGGCTGACGATCCCGGAATCGGCGGGCCGACCGGGCAGCGCATCGAGACCCGCGCCTCGGTGATCGCTCGGTGGCAAGCTGCGCGCCGCGACCTCGAGGCCGCCGGTGCGACGGTGGTCGAGGTCGACTTCCCCGTGGTCTCGAACTACGAGGGCGACCGACCCGGTGCACCCACCATCGCGACGCGCGGACTCGTGTCTCCCGAGTACCTGAAGCGCGAGATCGTCGATCTGTCGGCGTGGGGCTGGGAGGACTTCCTGCAGGCGAACGGCGACCCGCGGCGGCACACGCTCGCCGACGTCGACGGAGCGTCGATCTTCCCGCATCCCGAAGGAGCACTCCCCGACCGCTACACGGGCTTCGACGACGACATCGCCGAGTATCCGGGCTGGGTGCGCGACAACCCGGGAGTCGGATTCGAGGACATGCCCGAGCTCCCCGACGGACTGCGCGGACTCGAAGAGACCCGTCGCATCGACCTCGAGGAATGGATGGACGAGCATGGACTCGATGCCGTCGTCTTCCCTGCCGTCGCTGACGTCGGGCCCGCCGACATGGACGTGAACGAGGCGTCCGCCGATCTCGGCTGGCGCAACGGCACCTGGATCGCCAACGGCAACCTGACCGTGCGTCACCTCGGCATCCCGACCGTCACGGTGCCGATGGGCCTCATGGCCGACATCGGCATGCCGATAGGCCTGACGTTCGCCGGCCGCGCCTACGACGACTCCGCGCTGCTGCGCCTCGCCGCGGCATTCGAGGCGATCGGTGCGCCCGGCGAGCGTCGCACCGCGCCGCTGCGTACCCCGAGGCTGTGACGCAGCGATTCGCCCCCCAAACATTTCACTATTGTGACGCTCGCCACGATTGTTATATGTTTAACCTGTCCGTCATGACAGGAAGCGACCCATGAGCACCGAGAACAACGAGCGCGAGCTCGAGGCCGGCATCGTCACCGATCTGTCCGGCCGCATGACCTACGGATCGTACCTGTCGCTCGACCAGCTGCTCACCGCGCAGAATCCGGTGAGCGTTCCCGAGCACCACGATGAGCTGCTGTTCATCATCCAGCATCAGACCACCGAGCTCTGGCTCAAGCAGCTGCTGCACGAGCTGTCGTCCGCGCGCGAGCTGCTCGCGAGCGACGACCTGCGCGAAGCGCTGAAGCGCGTCGCGCGCGTCAAGCGCATCCAGGACGTCATGACCCAGCAGTGGTCGATCCTCGCGACCCTGACCCCCACCGAGTACGCCCAGTTCCGAGGCGCGCTCGGCAACTCCTCGGGCTTCCAGTCGGTGCAGTACCGTGCCGTCGAGTTCGCACTCGGCAACAAGAACGAGAAGATGCTGAGCGTCTTCAGCGATCATCCCGCCAACCTCGCGCTGCTCACCGCCGAGTGGCACAAGCCCACGCTCTACGACGAGTTCCTGCGCTACGCGTCTCGCCGCGGCCTGCCGGTCCCGGCCGAGATCCTCGATCGGGACGTGCGCCTCCCTTACCGCGAAACTCCCGAGCTCGTGCCTGCGATCCGCGAGATCTACCAGAATCACCAGCAGCACTGGGACCTCTATGAAGCCTGCGAAGACCTCGTCGACCTCGAGGACAACTTCCAGTTCTGGCGCTTCCGCCATCTGAAGACCGTCGCCCGCACGATCGGCATGAAGGTCGGCACCGGCGGCTCGAGCGGAGTCGGTTTCCTGCAGCGCGCGCTCGACCTGACGTTCTTCCCCGAGCTGTACACCGTGCGCACCGAGATCGGCGGCTGATGCACGCGGCGACCTTCTTCGACGGCGAAGGATGGCGCGACGGCATCCTCGAGCTCGTCGACGGACGGATGCTGCTGAGAAACGCGACACCCGCGCACGATCTGCCGCGCCTTGACGGCGTGATCGTCGGCGGGTTCACCGACCACCACGTGCACCTGCAGCTGGTCGACCACGCCCTGCTGCACAGCTCGACGCTCGCTCGCGTCGTCGATCTGGGCGCGAATCCGGCCGTCGTCGCCGCGCTCTCGGCGAAGAT of Microbacterium sp. LWH13-1.2 contains these proteins:
- a CDS encoding WHG domain-containing protein is translated as MPTPERTSLAAIVDAGRDILETAGPTGLTMQAVAERVGVRAPSLYKRIRDRDALLTAVAEASADALTSRLETAGDELPLLAAAYRSFAHEHPEAFRLLFTASAPDDALHRTSAPVLRSCADLVGPERALDAARLFTAWATGFLQMELAGMFRLGGDVDEAFDYAMDRIIAGLTAA
- a CDS encoding alpha/beta hydrolase; protein product: MTTSAHEDESDRPQRARRPWHRAKVAVGLVLLVTAVVAIIGSLTPWPSAMLIRSVFTKGGDETAAEMEKHVPDTALTEQLDVAYADGGVDTTMDVFTPASATGPLPTVVWIHGGAWISGSKENVDPYMRILASEGYTTIAVNYTIGPEGKYPLAVHQLNDALAYIDEHAEELNVDPSQIVLAGDSAGGQLASQMATLMTSPDYAEILGITPALTKDQVVATVLNCGVYDLAALAALDGVVGWGLKTSMWAYAGTKTWAEDSTGSTMSTIDWVTEDFPTTYISGGNGDGLTWLQSIPLAKRLDDLGVDVTTLFWPAPHTPALPHEYQFHLDMPDAQTALQKTIDFLNAHTTR
- a CDS encoding aminotransferase class V-fold PLP-dependent enzyme, coding for MGAERMHAASAESTAIVDAVLDYSRRRMLAADVPLDKPQTPAELNRLVGTTITDAGLGSQRALSVFEHILAPACLTTSHPSYLSFIPTAPTIASIAFDLVVSASGLYGGSWLEGAGAVHAENEVLSFLASEFGLPDTAGGVFVQGGTIGNLSALVAAREAAKAKLVEAGRELPRRWKILCSVEAHSSNKSAAKVMDADVLLVPAGDDGVLRADAVREALSEHGDEICAVVATGGSTNFGIVDDIAGIAALKDEFDFWLHIDGAYGLTAMLAPEARGIFAGVERADSVIVDPHKWLFAPFDCCALIYRDPDAGRRAHTQHAEYLDTLTDAGDFSPSDYSIQLTRRPRGLPLWFSLATYGVTAYREAVSATLTLTKKIAAEIADRPELRLVRDPQLSVVVFEREGWEREDYDRWSDELLDSQRAFVVPSSHRGRPNTRFAILNPLTTFDDLVGILDTMK
- a CDS encoding TetR/AcrR family transcriptional regulator; amino-acid sequence: MKTTSRAAAPRRLPPEERERSILDGAVALASESGLEALTVRAVAARVGVTPALVAHYRPVMESFVAEVFTAIVSAERDEVIAAYDHAVDLRTNLLRLIETLLDDSRDDVAMVWVQSWALGARNEALGARVRAEMDLWHSALEDLIARAIAEDPVLSVDAGSSAWMLLAMVDGMSAHSLVHWAPRDRADLARRTLSAVLDVPVEAPAIPHSLETTPLAATPLAENHD
- a CDS encoding agmatine deiminase family protein, producing MAWHMPAETAPHDRTWMAFPAEGPTLGETASEREEGYATWTAVAHAVAEFEPVTMIVDPAELSRARRMLGGGIDIVEAPVDEFWMRDSGPTFVVDDHRPGVLGAVDWIFNGWGAPAWAQWQKAAQHARIIAGAVGAELVSSTLVNEGGGIHVDGEGTVLLTDTVQLDPRRNPFADRQRVEAEMARTIGATKAVWLPRGLTRDYDDFGTNGHVDIVATLVSPGRLLLHDQQNSDHPDHAVTRELRAHLGQQTDAAGRRFEIIDLPAPATLRDDEGFVDWSYVNHLVTNDGVVACGFGDEQADATAREILSDAYPGRRVVTVDARPLFDRGGGIHCITQQQPSVAVHS
- a CDS encoding amidase, whose translation is MIDVVEASIADLRRALETGAATAVELVDAYLARIAAYDGPDTETALNAVVVANPDARAEAEASDDRRARGEALGPLDGVPYTAKDSYLVRGLTAAAGSPAFADLIAQRDAFTIERLRAGGAICLGLTNMPPMANGGMQRGVYGRAESPYSAQFLTAPFASGSSNGSGTATAASFAAFGLGEETWSSGRGPATNNALCAYTPSRGVISTRGNWPLVPTMDVVVPHARTMADLLEVLDVIVADDAEVRGDFWRAQPWVTLPVSSEVRPASYAALADDAGTALRGARIGIPRMYINADPDAGTADDPGIGGPTGQRIETRASVIARWQAARRDLEAAGATVVEVDFPVVSNYEGDRPGAPTIATRGLVSPEYLKREIVDLSAWGWEDFLQANGDPRRHTLADVDGASIFPHPEGALPDRYTGFDDDIAEYPGWVRDNPGVGFEDMPELPDGLRGLEETRRIDLEEWMDEHGLDAVVFPAVADVGPADMDVNEASADLGWRNGTWIANGNLTVRHLGIPTVTVPMGLMADIGMPIGLTFAGRAYDDSALLRLAAAFEAIGAPGERRTAPLRTPRL
- a CDS encoding tryptophan 2,3-dioxygenase family protein — encoded protein: MSTENNERELEAGIVTDLSGRMTYGSYLSLDQLLTAQNPVSVPEHHDELLFIIQHQTTELWLKQLLHELSSARELLASDDLREALKRVARVKRIQDVMTQQWSILATLTPTEYAQFRGALGNSSGFQSVQYRAVEFALGNKNEKMLSVFSDHPANLALLTAEWHKPTLYDEFLRYASRRGLPVPAEILDRDVRLPYRETPELVPAIREIYQNHQQHWDLYEACEDLVDLEDNFQFWRFRHLKTVARTIGMKVGTGGSSGVGFLQRALDLTFFPELYTVRTEIGG